A stretch of the Agelaius phoeniceus isolate bAgePho1 chromosome 1, bAgePho1.hap1, whole genome shotgun sequence genome encodes the following:
- the MARCHF11 gene encoding E3 ubiquitin-protein ligase MARCHF11, whose amino-acid sequence MSCASGSVVLPAGEPPRAAAAPLELPAGAGEASGDTPEEGEGRRGGSESGAAGGDKPETRSVCSSSESGSGGHGGGAGPICKICFQGPEQGELLNPCRCDGSVRYTHQLCLLKWISERGSWTCELCCYRYHVIAIKMKKPCQWQSITITLVEKVQMVAVILGSLFLVASVTWLLWSAFSPYAVWQRKDILFQICYGMYGFMDLVCIGLIVHEGASVYRVFKRWRAVNLHWDVLNYDKATDIEESNRGESSAGRTLWLPLTAFRNRSLVHPTQLTSPRFQCGYVLLQLFNRMRPQEDSSEDNCSGEVVMRVTSV is encoded by the exons ATGAGCTGCGCCTCCGGGAGCGTCGTGCTCCCTGCCGGAGAGCCGCCTcgagccgccgccgccccgctgGAGCTGCCGGCCGGGGCGGGGGAGGCGAGCGGGGACACCCCCGAGGAGGGCGAGGGCCGGAGGGGCGGCTCGGAGAGCGGGGCCGCCGGCGGCGACAAGCCCGAGACGCGCTCGGTGTGCAGCAGCAGCGAGAGCGGCAGCGGCGGCcacggcggcggggccggccccATCTGCAAGATCTGCTTCCAGGGCCCCGAGCAG GGTGAATTGTTAAACCCTTGCCGCTGTGATGGCTCGGTACGATACACGCATCAGCTTTGCCTCTTAAAGTGGATAAGTGAAAGAGGGTCATGGACCTGTGAACTCTGCTGTTACAGATACCATGTTATAgccattaaaatgaaaaagccTTGTCAG TGGCAAAGCATTACTATAACACTGGTTGAGAAAGTGCAGATGGTTGCTGTAATCCTAGGATCTCTGTTCTTAGTAGCAAGTGTGACTTGGCTTCTATGGTCAGCCTTCAGCCCTTATGCAGTATGGCAAAGAAAGGACATCCTTTTTCAAATCTGCTATGGAATGTATGGTTTTATGGATCTAGTATGCATAG GACTGATAGTCCATGAAGGTGCATCTGTTTACCGAGTGTTTAAACGCTGGAGAGCTGTGAATCTGCACTGGGATGTGTTAAATTATGATAAAGCCACGGACATAGAAGAGAGCAATCGAGGAGAATCCTCAGCAGGGAGGACATTGTGGCTGCCGCTGACTGCATTTAGAAACAGAAGTTTAGTTCATCCAACACAGTTAACCTCACCGAGATTTCAGTGTGGCTATGTGTTGCTACAGCTGTTCAACCGCATGAGACCTCAGGAGGATTCATCAGAGGATAACTGCTCTGGGGAAGTAGTCATGAGAGTGACCTCAGTGTAA